A single window of Serinus canaria isolate serCan28SL12 chromosome 14, serCan2020, whole genome shotgun sequence DNA harbors:
- the SNN gene encoding stannin, translating to MSITDHSPSTGVVTVIVILIAIAALGALILGCWCYLRLQKLSQSEDEESIVGEGETKEPFLLVQYSAKGPCVERKAKLTPNGPEVHS from the coding sequence ATGTCCATCACAGATCACAGCCCCAGCACGGGAGTGGTGACTGTCATCGTTATCCTGATTGCTATTGCGGCTCTGGGAGCCCTGATTCTGGGCTGCTGGTGCTACCTGCGGCTGCAGAAGCTCAGCCAGTCTGAGGATGAGGAAAGCATTGTGGGTGAGGGAGAAACCAAAGAGCCCTTTCTGCTGGTGCAGTACTCTGCTAAAGGACCCTGTGTGGAGAGGAAAGCTAAGCTAACTCCAAATGGCCCAGAAGTACACAGCTAA